A genome region from Actinobacillus arthritidis includes the following:
- the rsmA gene encoding 16S rRNA (adenine(1518)-N(6)/adenine(1519)-N(6))-dimethyltransferase RsmA, whose protein sequence is MSNQNSKKHLGHTARKRFGQNFLHDMNVIHNIVSAINPKNGQFLLEIGPGLGALTEPVAEQVDKLTVVELDRDLAKRLRHHPFLNHKLTIIEQDALRFNFREYFESLNLKEGEGVRVFGNLPYNISTPLMFHLFKFHDLIQDMHFMLQKEVVKRLCAAPNSKAYGRLTIMAQYYCQVMPVLEVPPTAFKPAPKVDSAVVRLMPHKVLPHPVKDVYWLNRVTTQAFNQRRKTLRNALSTLFSPEQLEALSIDLNARAENLSIADYARLANWLYDNPPAVDNQEEIVDEDI, encoded by the coding sequence ATGAGTAATCAAAATTCAAAAAAACATTTAGGTCATACCGCTCGTAAACGTTTTGGGCAGAACTTTTTACATGATATGAATGTGATTCATAACATTGTATCGGCAATTAATCCTAAAAACGGTCAGTTTTTACTGGAAATTGGTCCGGGGCTAGGTGCATTAACTGAACCGGTTGCCGAGCAAGTGGATAAATTAACGGTTGTTGAGCTAGACAGAGATCTTGCCAAACGTTTACGTCATCATCCGTTCTTAAATCATAAATTAACAATTATTGAGCAAGATGCGTTACGTTTTAATTTCCGTGAATATTTTGAAAGCCTTAACTTAAAAGAAGGTGAAGGTGTACGTGTATTCGGTAACTTACCGTATAATATTTCAACACCATTAATGTTTCATTTATTCAAATTCCACGATTTGATTCAAGATATGCACTTTATGTTGCAAAAAGAAGTGGTAAAACGTTTATGTGCGGCACCAAATAGTAAAGCGTATGGTCGTTTAACCATTATGGCACAATATTATTGTCAAGTAATGCCAGTCTTAGAAGTACCGCCAACCGCATTCAAACCGGCACCGAAAGTAGATTCTGCGGTAGTACGCCTAATGCCACATAAAGTTTTACCGCATCCAGTAAAAGATGTGTATTGGTTAAACCGTGTCACTACACAAGCATTCAACCAACGCCGTAAAACGTTGCGTAACGCACTCTCAACCTTATTTAGTCCAGAGCAATTAGAAGCACTTAGTATCGACTTAAATGCACGAGCGGAAAATTTAAGTATTGCGGACTATGCCCGTTTGGCTAACTGGTTATATGACAATCCACCGGCAGTGGATAATCAAGAAGAAATCGTTGACGAAGATATTTAG